The genome window CGTGGACTGGATGGAACAGGTCAGCGACGAACAATACCAGACACCAAAAGTAAACCAATAGGAGCATCAATTTATGTACAACACGAAAGCTTATTCCGCAGCCAGTGCAACATCACCGCTAGCCTCCGACACGATCGCGCGGCGCGATCCAACCGATCGCGACGTACAGATCGAAATCCTCTTCTGCGGCATCTGCCACTCCGACCTCCATTCAGTGCGTAACGAGTGGGGCGGCGCGGTCTACCCGATCGTCCCCGGTCACGAGATGGTGGGTCGTGTCACCCAGGTTGGCTCGGCAGTGACGAAGTACAAGCCTGGCGATCTGGCAGGAGTCGGCTGCATGGTTGATTCGGATGGAACCTGTCCCCAGTGCAAAGCTAATCTTGAACAGTTCTGCCCGAACCTGACCCTCACCTACAACTCCCCAGACCAGCACAAGACCGCTCCGGTTACCTATGGTGGCTATTCCGACAGCATCGTCGTCGATGAACGCTTCGTTCTGCGCGTTCCAGATAACCTCGATCTCGCCGGGGTTGCGCCGCTCCTCTGCGCCGGGATCACCACCTACTCGCCCCTGCGCCACTGGGGCGTCACTAAGGGCAAGAAGGTCGGCGTAGTCGGTCTTGGCGGGCTGGGCCACATGGGTGTGAAGTTCGCCCGTGCGTTCGGTGCCCGCGTCGTTGTCTTCACCACCTCGCCCGATAAGACGGAAGATGCTCTGCGCCTCGGTGCTGATGAAGTAGTGGTCTCTCGCAATGCCGACGAGATGCAGAAGCACGCTGGCAGCTTCGACTTCATCCTCGACACCGTTTCCGCCAATCACGACATCAACGCCTATCTCAACCTGCTTCGCCTCGATGGCAACATCACCCTTGTCGGCGCACCGGAGAATCCCCTGGAAGTCTCGGCCTTCAGCCTGATCGTGGGCCGCCGCAGTCTCTCCGGCTCTAGCATCGGTGGCATCGCGGAAACCCAGGAGATGCTCGACTTCTGCGGCGAACATAACATCACCGCCGATGTTGAAGTCATCCCCATCCAAAAAGTCAACGAAGCTTACGAAAGACTGCTCAAGTCCGATGTGAAGTACCGCTTCGTAATTGATATGGCATCTCTGAAATCTGAATAACCCAGGTGGAACCTCGAAGGAGTCATCATGCAAACGCGCAAACTTGGAAATAGTAATCTGGAAGTCTCGGCGATCGGGCTCGGCTGCATGGGAATGAGCTTTTCCTACGGCCCGCCCAAAGACAAACAGGAGATGACTGCTCTTTTGGGGGCTGCGGTCGATCGCGGCATAACATTCTTTGACACTGCCGAAGTCTACGGCCCGTACTTAAACGAAGAGCTTGTGGGTCAAGCCCTCGCTCCCTTCCGCAACCGGGTCGTCATCGCCACCAAATTTGGGTTCGGCATCAGTCCGAATTCCGATCCTCGCGGCATGAAAGGTTCACCCGGACTGAACAGCCAACCGAAGCATATCAAGGAAGCCGTGGAGGGATCGCTCAAGCGGCTCAAAGTTGAGGCGATCGACCTACTCTATCAGCACCGGGTCGATCCGAACGTGGCGATCGAAGACGTGGCAGGAACAGTGAAGGAACTGATTCAGGAAGGCAAGGTTAAGCACTTCGGACTATCTGAAGCAGGCGTGAAAACGATTCGGCGCGCCCACGCGGTTGTGCCCGTGACTGCTCTCCAGAGCGAATACTCTCTGTGGACGAGGACTCCTGAAAAGGAAGTGATACCGACTCTTGAGGAACTTGGCATCGGGTTTGTTCCGTACAGCCCGCTGGGCAGGGGCTTTCTCACTGGTAAGATGGACGAAAGCACGACCTTCGACAGTTCCGACTTCCGCAGCACTCTGCCTCGCTTCACGCCGGAAGCCCTTAAGGCGAATCAAGCCCTGATTAATCTGCTCGGCAGTATTGCAGAACGGAAGCAGGCGACAGCAGCTCAAATTGCGATCGCCTGGCTGCTAGCGCAGAAGCCGTGGATTGTTCCGATTCCAGGCACAACAAAGCTGCATCGCTTGGACGAAAACATCGGGGCAGTCTCAGTCGAACTCACGCCCGACGATCTGCGTGACATCGATGACGCCGCCTCCAAGATAGCGGTGCAAGGCGATCGATATCCCGAAAAACTGGAGCAAATGACCGGTCGCTGAGCGGCGAAGAATACGTTCTCTCGTTGACATTACGGTCAGGATAGCAGACTACATAGGCGAGACAAACGACTGCTGCGGCAATACCGACGAGTGGATGGAAAAGGTCAGCGGTGAACAAGACCTGATTAAGCGGAACGCCCTGCCAAAGCGGGGAAGTTCCGCCTAAAGAACCGATCGAAAAATACCGCAGACGGAGTACCTTTGGCGTTGGCGCAAGATGGAGAGCAGTGGGTGAATTATTTGGATAAATATTCTGAATCTGTACAATAGTTAATGAATTTAACTCGTAATCAACGTCGCTTTTATCAACAGGGTATACAGGCTGTAACCCTTATTCCGTCTTGTTCCTATACCTCTTTCTCACCCTCCAAGACCCCCGATCATATCATGTCCGGTCAATTAACCATGATTCCTGTAGGGGCGGGTTCACCAAGATATTGAATAGAAACGGGAAAATCTGTAAACCCTTCCTAAGCCTTTAATCGCGGTCAATCGATCGGACATGATATCACACAGAAAAATGAGAGTAAACATGATATTTTAGTAGTTAAAATGGGATTTCCTCATCTTCATCTTCCACAGTCTTAGCCGTCATCCGCCAACTGGTAATATACTCAATTTGCACGTCAATTTTGTTAATCGCTTCGCCTAACCGCTTTTGGATGTATTGAGTCAGCGGCACCATAAAATCTAACTCAACTCCCACAGATAGCGCAAGTTTTGCCAAGCTAGCAAAATCTACCTTCAAAATCGAGGAACTCGATAACTTAAAATGGGGAGTATTTTCCTTATTTTGCACCAACATTGCTTTTTTAATGCGCTCTTTCAGATGCTCAATTTCAGAATCCAGCAACTTCCATTCAGGCAAAATTTCTTTGTACCTTGCCCCCAATGCAGTTAAATCCTCACTCTCCGGTTCCGGCGCAATTTTCTTAGTAGATTTTCGCCGCTGCTGTACATTAGAATTTAACCGCCAACTCGCAATCTCCTCAACTGCCAAAGATGGATCGGCGATGAGTTGGCCTAACTGTTTTTGAATTTCTTTAGTCAGCGTTACCGGAAAATTTAACTCAATTCCCTCAGTTTGCGTCAGTCTGGCCAGCGTCATAAAATCTACTTTCATCGTTATCGAACTGGAAAGCTCAAAATAAGAACTGTCTTTGAGCTTTTGGGCCAGCATCCCTGCTTTAATGCGTTCTTTCACTTCGGCGATTTCTGAATCTAGCGGCTTCCACCGAGATTCTATTTCCTGATATTTTTCGCCCAATGCTGTCAAGTTTTCCGTTGCGGGTTCGGGATAACATTGGGCAAGAATTTCTAGCAGGCGGCGATGCAGTCCAGCTAAATAAACCGCGTCCATCTTGGCATATTCTAGCTGTTTCTGGGTCAGGGGACGCTTGGCCCAATCGCCGCTTTGTTCTGTTTTATCTACATAAGCAATGCCGCAAAGTGTTTCTATTAAAGTTTTGAGTTGTCGATTAGGTAATGGCAGAATGTAAGCTGGAATCTTTTTCGTCATTTGTAATGTGCAAGTGACATTTTGAGCGTCGTCATTGCCTAGAAATCGGATGTCATAGCTGGCGTTGTGCAAGACTTTTTCAATATCTGGATTGACCATTATTTGGTTGATAAAATCTTTTGCCAATTCAGGTTTATCCAAGACATCTAGTAGAAAAGTGGCATCTCCCGTGGAATCTGTGGAGTCAGCTAACACTTGAATCAGAGATAATCTGGGGTTGGATTTATAGTCGGCTATTTCTGTGTCAACCCACAGTATTTTAGCTTGGTAAAATTTAGCGATGAGTGCTTTGATGTCGTTTTCTGCTGTTAAATAAGGCATTTTTAGAGACTTTTGCTATTAACTTTTTGATTCTATTAAGCTATAGCAATTATCGGCTCGATTGTCAACGATTCAAGCGCCGGACATGGCTTTGCCGTGTCCTGGAGACGCGCCAACCTCAGAAACCCGGTTTCTTCCTATATTTCTCGTTCCTGTTCACAAAACTCGTAGAAACCGGGTTTTTAGCCTTCAGTTTCACAAAAGAATGCAGTCGATCGCACTATTGAGGATTCCCGCGAACTTCCTCTAAAAACCAGTTGCCGACTTCTGTATTGTCCGTCTGGCGACTGCGGCGCAAACCTTCCTCTAATAAAGCAACTTTTAGCCCCGGCAAAACTTGAGATTCCGTCAGACGTTCGCTTCCCCGGTTAGCAATTATTTTGAAAGCAATAACTTGGGCTGTTTGTACGTCTACTACCCAATACTCAGACACTCCTAATTCTTCATAAATCATTCTTTTTGTCCCCAAATCGTCAACGAGAGAACTGTCGGCAATTTCAATCGCTAAATCTGGGGAAACTGCGCTATCTAAATTCACTACCGAACTGCCGCGAGGTGCCGTTTGCACCCGGTCTCCGATGTAGTAAGAAGCATCAGGTTGAGCGCCTCTGACACCCGTTTTGGCGTAGCTACAGTTGACCAGCAGTCTCATTTTTATACCTTTAGCAATGCCAAATAAATTTATTAAGATGACGATAATTCCTTTGTCATCAGCACGATCGGGCCCGACTGCAGCCATTTCAATCCTCAACTGTCCGTTGTAATAGTAGCATTTTGCTCGATCGTACTCCGGCTGTTTAATAATTTCTATATATTCATCCCAAGTCGCTGTAACCCAGGTATCAGTTAGTAGTTTGGTTTGGAGTTGACTCATCATTACCTCACCGGAAAAAATCTTTGACTTTTGAGGGAAAACTTCTGAGTAGGGGCGATCGCATTTTTACCATTCAGCAGTAAGGTGCGCTAGGCGCACCTTACAAACTATTAACCTATGACTATTCTGCCACTTCCTCAGATTCCGATTCTTCGGCCGATTCTTCACCGGCAGGCGGCACTAAAGCCACAGCTACGATCGAATCATCCTCGTCCAACCGCTGCACCCGCACGCCCGTTGCTGTGCGCGATTGAGTAGAAATTGCACTCACAGCCTGACGGATAATAATACCTCGGTTGGTAACGATCATCAACTCGTCATCTTCGTTGACAATTCGCAGCGCCGCTACGTAATCTTTAGCCTTTTTAGACTTAAATTTAGTAGCCGTCAATCCCTTGCCAGCCCGTCTTTGCAGTCGGAATTGAGAAACTGGAACCCGCTTGCCGTAGCCGTTGGTTGTAATTACCAACACGGAAGGAACTCCGCTGCTATTTTTCTGAATTTCTTCGGCTTCTTCGCCTTCTATTTCCTCGGCTTGCAGTTCTAATTCTTCATCTTCCAATTCCGCCTCTTCATTTTCCAAGTCAGCAATTTCTGCCCCTTCAAATTCCGAGTCTTCTATTTCTAATTGAGCAATATTAGCTCCCTCAAATTCCGAATCTTCTGCATCCAATTCAGCAATTTCGGCAACAATTGAACTGGGCAAAATGTCCATGCTGATCAACTCATCGCCCGATCGCAATTTCATTGATTTTACACCCCGCGTCGCGCGGCCGACAGGGCGCAACTGTTCGTGATTGGTGCGGAAATGAATTGCCATCCCTTGGCGCGTGCCGATGATGATGCTGTCATCCACTTTTGCTCTCCGCACCCAGCGCAGTTGGTCGCCTTCTTCTAGAGAAATGGCGATTAATCCGTTAGTGCGGATGTTGCCAAAAGCGGAAAGCGCAGTTTTCTTGATGTAGCCGCCGCGAGTCAGCATCACTAAGTATTCTTCGCTGGTGAATTCTGTGACTGACACCATAGAAGTGATTTTTTCTTCTATAGGAATCGGCAGCAGTTGCACCACGGGAGTGCCGCGTGCCGTCCGGGAACAGACGGGGATTTGATAAGCTTTGACAGAGTAAACTACGCCCCTGTCGCTGAAGAACAAAACGCTGTCGTGATCGCAGCAGGAAAGGAAATGTTCTACTCCATCGTCTTCTTTCATTTTCGCGCCTGCTTTGCCGCGAGTAGCGCGACTTTGGGCCTCGAAAGTGCTGACAGGCATCCGCTTGATATAGCCTTGCTCTGTGATCAGAATAATTGCTTGTTCGTTGGCAATTAAATCTCTTTCATCGATTTCTCCTTCGGCGTGTTCGATGACGCTGCGTCTGGGAGTGGCGATTTTGGTTTGGATTTCGACTGCTTCAAATTCGGCGATTTCTAAGATGCGTTCCCTGCGCGCTAAGATATCTTCTAAATCCGCGATTTTAGCTCGCAATTCTTCGTGTTCTTGCTGAATTTTTTGCGCTTCTAATGCTGTCAAACGCCTGAGCTGCATTTGCAGAATTGCATCGGATTGCTGATCCGAAAGACCGTAATTATCCATCAATTCCTGTTTGGCTGCTGCGGAGTCGGCAGCGGCGCGAATTAGGTGAATAATTGCATCTAAGTTCTCTAGGGCAATTAATAAGCCTTGCAGAAGGTGGTCGCGTTCTTCTGCTTTGCGGAGTTCGTATTGAGTCCGGCGAGTAATTGTCTCAATGCGGAAGTCTAGGAAGACATTGAGGAATTGGGAGAGCGTAAGTAGTTGGGGTTCCCCGTTTACTAGCGCTAACATATTGGCTCCAAAGTTGGCTTGGAGGGGTGTTTGTTTGTAGAGGTTGTTGAGGACGACGCGGGGATAGGCGTCGCGCTTGAGTTCGATCACGATCCGCATTCCGTCTCTGTCGCTTTCGTCGCGAATGTCGGAAATTCCATCTAATCTTTTGTCGTTGACAAGTTCGGCAATTTTCTCAATTAGCCCTGCCTTGTTTGTTTGGTAAGGCAATTCGGTGATAATAATTGCTTCTTTGTCGGGGCGGCCGGGATGTTCGATGGTTTCAATGCTGGCGACTCCGCGCATTGTAATCGAACCGCGCCCGGTAGTGTAAGCATCGCGAATGCCGCTTCTGCCCAGAATTTGCCCTCCGGTGGGAAAGTCCGGGCCGGGGATGTACTGCATCAATTCCAGGTCGGTAATTGCTGGATTGTGGATTAGTGCTACTAAACCGTCAATTATTTCGCCTAAATTGTGCGGCGGAATGTTGGTTGCCATCCCTACAGCAATCCCGGAGGAACCGTTGAGCAAAATTTGGGGAATGCGTGCCGGCAGTACGAGGGGTTCTTGCTGGGAACCGTCGAAGTTGTCGCCGAAATCAACTGTTTCCGAGTCGATGTCGCGCAGCATGGAGTCGCTGGTCAAAGCTGTGAGGCGACACTCGGTGTAACGCATGGCAGCGGGCGGGTCGTTGTCAACGGAGCCGAAGTTGCCGTGGCCGTTGATCAGGCGTTCCCGCATGGAGAAATCCTGAGCCATCCGCACCAGGGCGTCGTAAACCGCTGTATCTCCGTGCGGGTGATACTTGCCCAGCACCTCCCCCACGACGCGGGCGCATTTGCGGAAAGGTCGATCGGGAGCCAAGCCCAATTCGTTCATGGCGTAGAGAATGCGTCGGTGAACGGGCTTGAGACCGTCCCTAGCATCTGGTAGCGCCCGACCGACAATTACGCTCATGGCGTATTCCAAGTACGATCGGGACATCTCATTACCCAGATCCGTCGGGATTATCCGCGACTCAGAGGTGCTCATAGGTTGAAAAACTCCGTTAAAAATTTAAATTTGACGGCTATAAATCTCAAAAATGCGATAAAATCGGTTTGGATTCAGTAGAGCTGCCAAATATTGCAAATTACTCCTGAAATTATATCACAATTTGCCTTTGACTTTATGGGAAAGTTGCTAGAAAAATTAAGGGACGAAACAATGTAAATTCGTAAGGAAAGCAGTTGGTGATTTAGTCATCAATTGGCAAAAGCTAGAAAGGGTTTTTTAGGGGGAAGGCTTTCATGCTTTGGTGAGTTTTTTTGAAGGCAATCTAAAAAAATAAAAGGGTTGCCAGATCGCAATTTGAATTTCACAAAACCGAAGGCCTTCTTAAAGCAAACTAAAAATCTAAAATCTAAAATCTAAAATCTAAAATCAGCCGATGCTACCCGTCATCTACTCCGAAGATTTCTTGCTGCACAAGACTGGAATGCTTCACCCAGAGCGACCAGAACGTTTAACGGCGATCGTCAACGCTCTGAAAGCTGCTCCCTGGGCGGATCAAATTGAGTGGCAACTGCCCACCCCAGTGGCGCAGCGCGAACAACAACTGTTCTCGGCTATCAAAAAAGTTCACTCGCAAAGATACATCAAAGAAGTCCAACATTTGGCTCATCGGGGAGGCGGCTACCTCGACGGCGATACGCCGATTTCTGCAGAAAGTTACGACGTAGCGCTGCTGGCTGCGAGTGCTTGGCTCGATGGGGTCGATCGAGTGGTGGCTGCGGGGGAACCGGCTTTTGTGCTGGCGAGACCGCCGGGACACCACGCCGAAAACGCCCGCGCCATGGGTTTTTGCTTGTTTTCCAATGCTGCGATCGCCGCTCGCTACGCCCTGGAACAGCCGGGAATCAACCGCGTCGCCGTCCTCGACTGGGACGTGCACCACGGCAACGGCACTCAATCTTTGGTGGAAAACTGCCGCCAAATTGCCTACTGTTCCCTGCATCAATCTCCGTGCTATCCGGGAACGGGAGATGCCGAGGAGCGCGGTTCCTACGACAACGTGCTGAACATTCCCCTCTATCCGGGCGGCGGCATCGCTGAATACCTGAGCGCCTTTGAATCTCTTGTCGTGCCTTTTTTGTCCAAATTTGAACCGGATTTGTTGATTGTCAGCGCTGGTTATGACGCTACTGCGTCCGATCCGCTGGCGAGCATGACTCTGATGCCGTCAGATTTCGGTACTTTCACCGGATACTGCCTGCAACTCACCCGCCGCATCGCCTTTGGTTTGGAGGGGGGTTACGCGCTGAAAGAGTTGGCCGAGTCGGTTGTGGCGACTATTGACCGATGCCTCAATTAGCTGGAAAATTGGTGTAGGGGAAAATGAGGTTGAGAAGCCATGAGGATAAGATTGAGAGTTTTTGAGGGCGATCGCCCTTGAAGGTCTTTTTCCCTCTGACTTCTGACTTCTTCCCTCTGACTTCTTCCTTCTGACTTTAGTGACAAGCATCACCAATTTAAGAGATCCAAGTCACTGGGCCTCAAAGTCTCGGTCACAGATTTTTATCCGAAAAATCACACCGTGTCAATGTTTTCGATCGCCTTGGAAATCTCTCCCAGAGTGCATAATACAAATACAACAAGCCTGTTAAAATTTTATCTGTCTCAATCAACTAGGAGGTTTATCATGTCAGTCTCCCAAATGACACTCGAAGAGTTATTTGGTCAGGTCATGTTCTCCAGCGTCGTGACTCGCCACGACCGGAGACAGCTCAGATCTGCCCTCTTAGAAAGAACACTGAATGAAGATGAGTATGCCATCATCAACCGACTGCTGTACAACGTTCGCCGCGGTTGGGTAAAAATTGTCGATTAAAGAGGTGGCAGCCACTCTCTGTAGGGGAGTTAATACCATTTTCGATTTTCGATTAAAGAATTGGTAATTACTGATAACTATCGGGGTTGAGATCACGGGCATACAGTTACATTTTTTGGGGAACTCGTTAAAAGTAGAACTTGCCACTTCGGGAAGTTTTTTGTGTTTAATAGTTGGCTAGAAAGTGTGATGTCTTTGACCAGAGTGTTAATTATCAAAATCTCGCTACACATCAGCCTATAGGTAGAGATAATTATAAAATCACAGGTTTCGGGTGCATCTCTACTTGTTGAACAATTGTGAGTTTTGAGTTACTAACTGAGAAGTTATAATTAACTCAAAACTCATAATTTTTTGGGGGTGAGACGGGAGATTGGAGAGCGGGAAAACTGATGAATATCAGGGTTGAGAACCGCTAGAAAGTTAATTTTTTTAAAACGGGCATTAAGAATCAAAACGAGAAGCAGTTTCCGGTTGAGGAGGAGTGTGCGATCGTACAAGCACACCGAGTCGCATAGGTCGATCGAGCATTCCGGCAATTTGAGCCCGGAAGTGTCAAAATATTAACAACCAGTTCATCCCCAAAATATATGGCTCCCGCCGTTTTAATTGAAAATCTTCAGAAACGCTACGGCACTGTAGAAGCCGTTAAAGATGTTTCCTTCAAGGTAGAACCGGGGGAAATATTTGGTTTGCTAGGCCCCAACGGTGCAGGCAAAACCACAACCCTGCGGGTACTTTGTACTTTGAGTGCGCCCGATAGCGGACGCATTGAAGTGTCTGGCATTTCTGCTGTCAGCCAGCCGAGAATTGCCAGACAAAGACTAGGCTACGTCGCCCAAGAAGTGGCTCTCGATAAGGTGCTGACGGGGCGGGAACTCCTGCAACTGCAAGCAGCGCTTTACCATTTGCCGCGCCATACGATTAAAGGGCGGATTGACAAAATGGTGAAACTCCTCGGTTTGGAAGAGTGGGAAAATAAAAAGACGGGTACTTATTCCGGCGGTATCCGCAAACGCTTGGATTTGGCTGCTGGATTGCTGCACCAGCCGGATGTTTTGGTGTTAGACGAACCGACTGTCGGGCTCGATATTGAAAGTCGGGTGGTTGTGTGGGATTTCCTGCGGCGCTTGCGGGAAGAAGGTACGACGGTTTTGATTACCAGCCATTATCTCGAAGAAGTGGATGCTTTGGCCGATCGCGTGGCGATTATTGACAACGGTACGGTGATTGCACAGGGCACGCCGGAGGAGTTGAAAAATCGGGTTGGGGGCGATCGAGTGACTTTGCGGATTCGGGAGTTTTCGCCGATCGAAGAAGCTGAAAAAGCCAAAACTCTGATGCAATCTCTGCCTTTTGTGCAGGAAGTAATTGTCAATACGGCCCAAGGAAATTCTCTCAATTTAGTAGTAACACCGCAAAGCGACGCGCTGGTGACTATTCAGCAAGCTTTGAAAAATGCGGGACTTCCTACTTTTGGGATTGCTCAATCTCGGCCGAGTTTGGATGATGTGTATTTGGCTGCGACTGGTAAGACGCTGTTGGATGCCGAGTTGGCTGCTGCTAGCAACCGCGATTTGAAGGCCGAGCAAAAACAGGCGATGCGATCGTAGTTTAGTTTAATAAACCTGTCCAATAATTATTGTGGAACAGGCATCTTGCCTGTTCTATACTAGCTTTTTTGGAGATGTCTGAAGCTCAGCGCGCGGGGTCAGAAACCCGGTTTATTCACAGATTTCTCGTCGCCAAACCAGATTTTCCTAATAAACCGGGTTTTTTGGGGCTTAGTCCTATATTATCGCGAGCAATTAGCAGATTCCCTCCGTCAGCGTTTGTTAGGCATTTAACCGGATCTGGGCGTTGTGCGATCGGGCTTGTTAGCCCAAAAACAATCTTGAGGGTTAACTATGCTGCGGCTATGGTTATTTAATCCAATTTGATATTATTTCTAGGGACATAGTATTGCTCATTTATGTCAACTTAACGCTCTTTCCCGAAGTCCGGCAGGGAATGAATTCCCTGCCTCAAAGCTAAAGTCCTCGCTATGAGGACTGAAGAAATCATTACTCATTAGTCCTATGCAAGAGGACTTTAGCTAAAAGCCCCGTGGAATTAATTCCCTGGCGGTCTTTCGGTTTAAGTTGAAACCAAGGAGGATTGCTGTATTCTTATCTTTTCGGCATATTTGATATCAGACATCTAACACTTGCTCTGCTGTCAGCGCTAATTCTGGGAAAGTTCGGGATATAATTCGCTCAGTCCCTCGGTAAGCAGTCATTTGATAAACGCCATTTTCATCGAGCAGGTAAACAAAAACAGTCGGCTCTTTCGGGTTGCCCAAATAGTTTCTGCTGCCCAAAGCTAAATAATCGACAATCCAATATTCAGAAATTCCCAGCCGCTGATATTCATCTAGCTTGTCGATATAATCATCTTCCCAATTTGTTGATACTATCTCTACTGCTAATTGCAGCGGTTCAATTAGTGCTGAGTAAGCGAAAGGAGCTGAGTCCCAGACCGTTTTATCTACTACACTCACATCAGGATGGCGGCCTTGTTCTTTACCATTTGGAGTTAACGTCCTCACCACAATTCGGCCAGATACCCAGTAGTTGAGCTTGAGTCTTTTTACCTCGTCTTTGAAAGCGTCTGAAAGAAATTCAGCGAGGGTTTCGTGCAGTCGGATTGGTAATATTCTCACAATTTCTCCATTCACAAGCTCATAGCGGCCTTCTTCGTCGGGAAGTTGCTTGACAAATTGCTCGAAACTGAGCATCTGCTTAGGTTGGGTAGGAGTTGCGGTCATGGTTGGCTCTCATTTAGCTATATATTTAGGACTATTCTGCAACCATTTTAACATACTGTTTTAACACAGGTGAAATCGTGAAAACGGTTTCAGTTTCACCGCTCAATTTTTCGATAATTCCCCGTCTGGCTAAAGATTGAATTGCTTTACATAATTCGCCTTGCGACCCTTGACATTTTGCCATCCATTCGGTAAAGGAAACAGGCTCAATTTCATTGCTGATTAGGCAGATAGCCTGTTTTTCTATTTCGGACAACCGCTGATAGTGCTGCTGCAATATCGGTGTCAATTCGTCACATAAAAATACTGGTTGATAGCTTAAATATTGAGATACTCTACCGCCAAATAAGTTGTTAATGGTTTGAGCGACTAATTTTAACCACAGGGGATTACCTTGATAAAGGTTAATCAAGTCTGGCCAGGCTTCTTCATCCAACAAACCCTTTTCTCTAAAAATTTCTGTTGCGGCTTCACCTAAACCGGTTAACTGCAACAAACATACTGCTGAATAATCGTCGGTGAATGTGATGATGTCTGAGGGAGGTTCCCAACTATTGAGAATTAAGCAGCTATTGTGGGGAAGTTCGCCGATGAGTTTAAATAGGGTTCCGTAGTTTTCATATCCGGGTTTATAATGTCCTGCAAGTTGCCCGCTGCTGAGAATTTGCTGCACGTCATCGAGGATGATGAGACAGCGATTTTCGCGCAATGTTTCTATTAGGATTGACAACTGAGCATCGATGTTGGCGGGGAAAACCCCCTCTTCGCCCCCCCTTACCAAGGGGGGGTTGGGGGGGGTTTTATCTGAT of Oscillatoria nigro-viridis PCC 7112 contains these proteins:
- a CDS encoding NB-ARC domain-containing protein — protein: MDVQELLRLADGLVFAKTGKRLDDLQQAVVRGTWQGKRYSEISKEVHCTERHVRNVASKLWQTLSEILDEDVMKSNLRSTMERYEFSQVSNFGDFNFVQNKGNINVCTETSRPPKAPQHSPPTQTSNEDNTQQKPRLDLRDAPEIKTFYNYPNSPLTALETWILEQNCRLLTITGMAGTGKSTIARHLIPQIQTQFDRIIWHSLRTSPPLETTLKNLIQFLSDKTPPNPPLVRGGEEGVFPANIDAQLSILIETLRENRCLIILDDVQQILSSGQLAGHYKPGYENYGTLFKLIGELPHNSCLILNSWEPPSDIITFTDDYSAVCLLQLTGLGEAATEIFREKGLLDEEAWPDLINLYQGNPLWLKLVAQTINNLFGGRVSQYLSYQPVFLCDELTPILQQHYQRLSEIEKQAICLISNEIEPVSFTEWMAKCQGSQGELCKAIQSLARRGIIEKLSGETETVFTISPVLKQYVKMVAE
- a CDS encoding daunorubicin resistance protein DrrA family ABC transporter ATP-binding protein, with the protein product MAPAVLIENLQKRYGTVEAVKDVSFKVEPGEIFGLLGPNGAGKTTTLRVLCTLSAPDSGRIEVSGISAVSQPRIARQRLGYVAQEVALDKVLTGRELLQLQAALYHLPRHTIKGRIDKMVKLLGLEEWENKKTGTYSGGIRKRLDLAAGLLHQPDVLVLDEPTVGLDIESRVVVWDFLRRLREEGTTVLITSHYLEEVDALADRVAIIDNGTVIAQGTPEELKNRVGGDRVTLRIREFSPIEEAEKAKTLMQSLPFVQEVIVNTAQGNSLNLVVTPQSDALVTIQQALKNAGLPTFGIAQSRPSLDDVYLAATGKTLLDAELAAASNRDLKAEQKQAMRS
- a CDS encoding Uma2 family endonuclease, yielding MTATPTQPKQMLSFEQFVKQLPDEEGRYELVNGEIVRILPIRLHETLAEFLSDAFKDEVKRLKLNYWVSGRIVVRTLTPNGKEQGRHPDVSVVDKTVWDSAPFAYSALIEPLQLAVEIVSTNWEDDYIDKLDEYQRLGISEYWIVDYLALGSRNYLGNPKEPTVFVYLLDENGVYQMTAYRGTERIISRTFPELALTAEQVLDV